Proteins from a genomic interval of Cottoperca gobio chromosome 8, fCotGob3.1, whole genome shotgun sequence:
- the LOC115012286 gene encoding LOW QUALITY PROTEIN: myosin-9-like (The sequence of the model RefSeq protein was modified relative to this genomic sequence to represent the inferred CDS: deleted 2 bases in 2 codons), with product MSAADKFLYVDRNPVNNPLAQADWATKKLVWVPSERLGFECGSVKEERGDECMVELADSGKKIKVNKDDIQKMNPPKFSKVEDMAELTCLNEASVLHNLKERYYSGLIYTYSGLFCVVINPYKNLPIYSEEIVDMYKGKKRHEMPPHIYAITDTSYRSMMQDREDQSILCTGESGAGKTENTKKVIQYLAHVASSHKAKKDQNSSILSHGELEKQLLQANPILEAFGNAKTVKNDNSSRFGKFIRINFDVNGYIVGANIETYLLEKSRAIRQAKDERTFHIFYYLLTGAGDKLRSELLLENYNNYRFLSNGNVTIPGQQDKDLFTETLEAFKIMSIPEDEQIGLLKVVASVLQLGNMSFKKERHTDQASMPDNTVAQKVSHLMGMNVTDFTRAILSPRIKVGRDYVQKAQTQEQAEFAVEALAKATYERMFRWLVMRINKALDKTKRQGASFIGILDIAGFEIFELNSFEQLCINYTNEKLQQLFNHTMFILEQEEYQREGIEWSFIDFGLDLQPCIELIEKPASPPGILALLDEECWFPKATDKSFVEKVLQEQGTHPKFFKPKKLKDEADFCVIHYAGKVDYKADEWLMKNMDPLNDNVASLLNQSTDKFVSELWKDVDRIVGLDKVSMSDMPGAFKTRKGMFRTVGQLYKEQLSKLMATLRNTNPNFVRCIIPNHEKKAGKLDPHLVLDQLRCNGVLEGIRICRQGFPNRIVFQEFRQRYEILTPNSIPKGFMDGKQACVLMIKSLELDPNLYRIGQSKVFFRAGVLAHLEEERDMKITDIIISFQAWCRGYVARKAFSKRQQQLTAMKVIQRNCAAYLKLRNWQWWRLFTKVKPLLQVSRQEEEMQAKDDELVKVKEKHVYAEQQLQEMEEKQHQLSAEKMALQEQLQAETELCAEAEEMRARLAARKQELEEILHDLEARVEEEEERAAQLSSERKKMQQNIGDLEQQLDEEEGARQKLQLEKVTLEAKMKKIEDDVMVLDDQNNKLNKEKKLMEERISEFTTNLTEEEEKSKSLQKLKTKHEAMITDLEDRLRREEKQRQELEKNRRKLDGDFNEIHDQIAELQAQIAELRAQLAKKEEELQAALARIEEEAAQKNLAQKKIREMEAQLSELQEDLELERQARTKAEKHRRDLGEELEALKTELEDTLDSTATQQELRSKRETEVTHLKKTLDEDAKVHEHQLVEIRQKHSQAFDELNEQLEQAKRNKVSMEKAKQAMESERNELAIEMQTLMQGKGDSEHRRKKAEGLVQELQLKFSESERQRLEQAEKLGKSQAELENVNTLLNDVEGKSVKATKDCSAVESQLQDIQELLQEETRQKLSHSTRLRQLEDDQNNLREQLEEEEEAKKIVEKQLQTVQAQLLEMKKKVEQDAGCLETAEEAKKRFQRDLEGSTQRLEEKSSAYEKLDKTKTRLQQELDDLLVDQDHLRQIVSNLEKKQKKFDQMLAEEKNISARYAEERDRAEAEAREKETRALALTRELDSLMDIKDEVDRNNKLLRAEMEDLVSSKDDVGKSVHELEKAKRAMDQQLEEMKTQLEELEDELQGTEDAKLRLEVNMQAMKAQYERDLSGRDEMGEEKKRALVKQVREMEMELEDERKQRSAAVASRKKLELDLKELEAGIDMANKNRDEALKQLKKLQAQMKDLIRELEDTRMSREEILAQSKETEKKLKGMEAEMIQMQEELAAAERVKRQAQQERDELQDEINNQAGKNAQVVEERRRLEARIAQLEEELEEEQCNTELTNDRLKKAVLQTDQMNVELIAERSTCQRVEGARCQLERQNKELKLKLQELEGTVKSKYKANLAALESKVSQLEEQLDMETRERQGATKLVRRNDKKLKEVIMQGEDERRNAAQYKDQVDKLNSRMKHLKRQLEETEEEAQRANASRRKLQRELEDATESADSMTREVSTLKNKLRRGDLPFTMRRTVARTGIESDEESEAKSETPESPKPE from the exons ACATACTCTGGTCTCTTCTGTGTCGTCATAAACCCCTACAAGAATCTGCCCATCTACTCAGAGGAGATTGTTGACATGTACAAAGGCAAGAAGAGGCACGAAATGCCGCCTCACATCTACGCCATCACTGACACGTCTTACAGAAGCATGATGCAGG ATCGTGAAGACCAGTCCATTCTTTGCAC AGGAGAGTCTGGTGCTGGTAAGACGGAGAACACCAAGAAGGTTATCCAGTATCTGGCTCACGTGGCCTCCTCTCACAAGGCCAAGAAAGATCAG AACAGCTCGATCCTGTCACAT GGAGAGCTGGagaagcagctgctgcaggctaACCCCATCCTAGAAGCCTTTGGAAATGCCAAGACTGTCAAAAACGACAACTCTTCCCGATTT GGAAAATTCATCAGGATCAACTTTGATGTCAATGGTTACATCGTTGGTGCCAATATTGAGACTT ACCTGTTGGAGAAATCCCGTGCCATTCGGCAGGCCAAAGATGAGAGGACCTTCCATATCTTCTACTACCTCCTCACAGGAGCTGGAGATAAATTGCGCA GTGAACTCCTCCTTGAAAACTACAACAACTACCGTTTCCTTTCCAACGGGAACGTTACAATTCCTGGGCAGCAGGACAAGGACCTGTTCACAGAGACCCTGGAGGCCTTTAAGATCATGAGTATCCCAGAGGATGAGCAGATAG GCTTGTTGAAGGTGGTGGCTTCTGTGCTTCAGCTCGGGAACATGAGCTTCAAGAAGGAGCGCCACACGGACCAGGCCTCCATGCCTGACAACACCG TTGCCCAGAAGGTGAGCCACCTCATGGGCATGAATGTCACTGACTTCACCAGGGCCATCCTGTCGCCCAGGATCAAGGTGGGCAGAGACTATGTCCAGAAGGCTCAGACCCAGGAGCAAGCGGAGTTTGCTGTGGAGGCCCTGGCCAAGGCTACATATGAGAGGATGTTCCGCTGGCTCGTCATGAGGATCAACAAAGCCCTGGACAAGACCAAGAGGCAGGGAGCTTCCTTCATCGGCATCCTGGATATCGCCGGATTTGAGATCTTTGAG CTGAACTCGTTTGAGCAGCTGTGCATCAACTACACCAACGag aagctgcagcagctcttcaacCACACCATGTTCATcctggagcaggaggagtaCCAGAGGGAGGGCATCGAGTGGAGCTTCATCGACTTCGGCCTCGACCTGCAGCCGTGCATCGAGCTCATCGAGAAACCT GCCAGTCCCCCTGGTATCCTCGCTCTGCTGGATGAGGAGTGCTGGTTCCCCAAAGCCACAGACAAGAGCTTTGTGGAGAAGGTGCTCCAGGAGCAGGGCACACACCCCAAGTTCTTTAAGCCCAagaaactgaaggatgaagcaGACTTCTGTGTCATCCATTATGCTGGCAAG GTGGACTACAAGGCAGACGAGTGGCTGATGAAGAACATGGACCCCTTGAATGATAACGTGGCTTCACTACTCAACCAGTCCACTGACAAGTTTGTCTCTGAGCTCTGGAAGGACG tGGACCGCATTGTGGGTCTGGATAAGGTGTCCATGTCCGACATGCCCGGTGCCTTCAAGACCCGCAAGGGCATGTTCCGCACAGTGGGCCAGCTGTACAAAGAGCAGCTGTCC AAGCTCATGGCCACTTTGAGGAACACAAACCCCAACTTTGTTCGCTGCATCATCCCCAACCATGAGAAAAAG GCTGGTAAACTGGACCCTCACCTGGTTCTGGACCAGCTGAGGTGCAATGGTGTGCTGGAGGGGATTCGTATCTGCAGACAGGGCTTCCCCAACCGCATCGTCTTCCAGGAGTTCAGACAGAG GTATGAAATCCTCACTCCCAATTCCATCCCCAAGGGCTTCATGGATGGGAAGCAGGCCTGTGTGCTCATG ATCAAGAGCCTGGAGCTGGATCCTAACCTGTACCGGATCGGCCAGAGTAAAGTTTTCTTCAGAGCAGGAGTCCTCGCTCACCTGGAGGAGGAAAGGGACATGAAGATCACTGACATCATCATCAGTTTCCAGGCCTGGTGCAGAGGCTACGTGGCCCGCAA GGCTTTTTCCaagagacagcagcagctgactGCCATGAAGGTGATCCAGAGGAACTGTGCCGCTTATCTTAAACTCAGGAACTGGCAGTGGTGGAGGCTCTTCACCAAG GTGAAGCCTCTGCTGCAAGTcagcaggcaggaggaggagatgcaGGCCAAGGATGATGAGCtggtgaaggtgaaggagaaGCATGTGTATgctgagcagcagctccaggagATGGAGGAAAAACAGCATCAG CTGAGTGCTGAAAAAATGGCCCTGCAGGAGCAGCTTCAGGCGGAAACGGAACTCTGTGCCGAGGCCGAGGAGATGAGGGCCCGTCTGGCTGCCAGgaagcaggagctggaggaaaTCCTCCACGACCTGGAGGCCcgcgtggaggaggaggaagagcgtGCCGCTCAGCTCTCGtctgagaggaagaagatgcaGCAAAATATTGGA GACTTGGAGCAGCAGCTGGATGAGGAGGAAGGGGCCAGGCAGAAGCTTCAGCTGGAGAAGGTCACCTTGGAGGCCAAGatgaagaagatagaagatgaTGTCATGGTGCTAGATGACCAgaacaacaaactaaacaag GAGAAGAAGTTGATGGAGGAGAGGATCTCTGAGTTCACCACCAAcctgacggaggaggaggagaaatccAAGAGCCTGCAGAAGCTGAAGACCAAACATGAGGCCATGATCACAGACCTGGAGG ACCGCCTGCGCAGGGAGGAGAAGCAGCGCCAGGAGCTGGAAAAGAACCGACGCAAGCTTGATGGTGACTTCAATGAGATACACGACCAGATTGCTGAGCTGCAGGCTCAGATCGCTGAGCTCCGTGCCCAACTAGCCAAGAAGGAAGAAGAGCTCCAGGCAGCTCTGGCCAG GATCGAGGAGGAGGCGGCGCAGAAGAACCTGGCCCAGAAAAAGATCCGTGAGATGGAGGCTCAGCTCTCCGAACTGCAGGAGGACCTGGAGCTGGAGAGGCAGGCCCGCACCAAGGCAGAGAAACACCGCAGGGACCTGGGAGAAGAGCTGGAGGCCCTTAAGACTGAGCTAGAGGACACTCTGGACTCCACCGCCACTCAGCAAGAACTCAG GAGCAAGCGTGAGACAGAGGTGACTCATCTTAAAAAGACTCTGGATGAAGATGCCAAGGTCCACGAGCATCAGCTGGTTGAGataagacagaaacacagccaGGCCTTCGACGAGCTCAACGAGCAGCTGGAGCAGGCTAAGAGG AACAAAGTATCCATGGAGAAGGCCAAGCAGGCTATGGAGTCGGAGAGGAACGAGCTCGCCATCGAGATGCAGACACTGATGCAGGGTAAGGGAGACTCTGAGCACCGCAGGAAGAAGGCCGAAGGACTGGTCCAGGAGCTGCAGCTCAAATTCTCAGAGAGTGAGCGCCAGAGGCTGGAGCAGGCAGAGAAACTGGGAAAAAGTCAG GCTGAACTGGAGAATGTTAACACCCTGCTGAATGATGTGGAAGGCAAGTCTGTCAAGGCAACCAAAGACTGCTCTGCTGTGGAGTCCCAGCTGCAGGATATTCAG GAGCTACTCCAGGAGGAGACACGCCAGAAACTGTCCCACAGCACACGCCTGCGCCAGCTGGAAGACGATCAGAACAACCTGAGagaacagctggaggaggaagaagaagccaAGAAAATTGTAGAGAAGCAGCTGCAAACAGTGCAGGCTCAG CTTCttgagatgaagaagaaggtggAGCAGGATGCAGGTTGTCTGGAGACTGCCGAGGAGGCGAAGAAGAGGTTTCAGAGGGACCTCGAAGGATCGACCCAGCGCCTGGAGGAGAAAAGTTCTGCCTACGAGAAGTTAGACAAAACCAAGACGCGTCTCCAGCAAGAGCTGGACGACCTGCTGGTGGACCAGGACCACCTCCGACAGATCGTCTCCAAcctggagaagaagcagaagaagttTGACCag ATGCTGGCGGAGGAGAAGAACATTTCTGCCCGCTACGCAGAGGAGCGCGACCGAGCTGAAGCCGAGGCCCGTGAGAAGGAGACCCGGGCGCTGGCTTTAACCCGTGAGCTGGACTCTCTGATGGACATCAAGGATGAAGTGGACCGCAACAACAAACTGCTGCGGGCTGAAATGGAGGACCTGGTATCCTCAAAGGACGACGTCGGCAAGAGT GTCCACGAGCTGGAGAAGGCTAAACGTGCCATGGatcagcagctggaggagatgaagactcagctggaggagctggaggacgagctgcagggcaCAGAGGACGCCAAGCTGCGTCTGGAGGTCAACATGCAGGCCATGAAGGCCCAGTATGAGAGAGACCTGTCAGGGCGTGATGAGATGGgcgaggagaagaagagggctCTGGTCAAACAG GTGcgggagatggagatggagctGGAGGACGAGAGGAAACAGCGCTCTGCAGCTGTGGCCTCACGCAAGAAGCTGGAGCTGGACCTGAAGGAGCTGGAGGCAGGCATCGACATGGCCAACAAGAACCGTGACGAGGCCCTGAAACAGCTGAAGAAACTCCAA GCCCAGATGAAGGATCTCATCCGGGAGCTGGAGGATACTCGCATGTCCAGAGAGGAGATCCTCGCTCAGAGCAAGGAGACGGAGAAGAAGCTGAAGGGCATGGAGGCTGAGATGATCCAGATGCAGGAG GAGCtggcagctgcagagagagtgaagagaCAGGCCCAGCAGGAGAGAGACGAACTGCAGGATGAGATTAACAACCAGGCCGGCAAGAA CGCTCAAGTTGTTGAGGAGAGGAGACGGCTGGAGGCTCGTATCGCTCAGCTGGAGgaagagctggaggaagagCAGTGCAACACCGAGCTGACCAACGACAGGCTGAAGAAAGCAGTGCTGCAG acTGACCAGATGAATGTGGAGCTGATAGCAGAGCGCAGTACCTGCCAGCGTGTGGAAGGGGCTCGCTGCCAGCTGGAGCGTCAGAACAAggagctgaagctgaagctgcaggagctggagggAACCGTCAAGTCCAAGTACAAGGCCAACCTGGCCGCCCTGGAGTCCAAGGTCTctcagctggaggagcagctggacATGGAGACTAG GGAGAGGCAGGGTGCCACCAAGCTTGTGAGACGCAACGATAAGAAACTGAAGGAAGTCATCATGCAAGGGGAGGACGAGAGACGAAACGCGGCGCAGTACAAGGACCAG GTCGACAAGCTGAACTCTCGTATGAAGCATCTGAAGCGTCAGCTGGAGGAGACTGAGGAAGAGGCTCAGAGAGCCAACGCCAGCCGAAGGAAACTGCAGAGAGAGCTGGAGGACGCCACCGAGTCGGCAGACTCCATGACCCGTGAAGTCAGCACCCTCAAGAACAAGCTCAG GCGTGGCGACCTCCCCTTCACCATGCGCCGCACCGTTGCCCGCACTGGCATCGAAAGCGACGAGGAGAGTGAGGCCAAGAGCGAGACCCCTGAGTCCCCCAAGCCTGAGTGA